The following nucleotide sequence is from Candidatus Micrarchaeia archaeon.
AACGAGTAATTCTGGAGCGCTTCGGGCTCCACGTCCAGCACTTCCACCTTGAACCTGTATTCCCCTTCTGGAGCCTGCTTGGCTGCGGTCACTTTGACCTGGAGCGGGATGCCCGCCCAGTCGCTCGGGGTGGCGGACCAGCCCCCGGGAAGGTTGGACGCGTTAGCGAGCTCGTATGCCCCGCCAAGGCCGTACATCCCGCCTGTTTTCGGCCTCCCGTCGAAGCTCATGGATATGGTTTGCCCGGGGCCTATCTCCCCCAGGTAAATTTCGTCGCCGTTTGCAATCTCTTTCTGCATCGGCTCGAGCATGGGTATCGCGTACATCAGGGACGCGAGAGCAATCAGCGCAAATGCGGTTTTAAGGCCTGCCATGGGTGTATAATGTGATGTAGATTTTTAAGTTTATTCAAACTGTGCAATCCGGCCGGGAAGCTCCGCAAGGTTTCCGAGGACAAGGTCTGGCTTTGCCTCCGGGCTGGTTTTCGCATCTTCGCCGCTGGCTATGCCGGTGAGCACGAGGACGGATTTTATCCCTGCCCTGTTGGCCATGAAGATGTCCATGTCCAGCCGGTCGCCCACCACCAGCACCTCCTCTTTTTTGAGACGATTCTCGCGCAGTATCATTTCGAGCATGTAGGTTTCCGGCTTGCCTATCACTTCGGGCTTTTTCCCGGTCGAGAAGCGCAGGGCCCCCACTGTTGCGGCCGCTCCGGGCATCAACCCGTTCTCCACCGGGTAGCTCGCGTCCTCGTTGGTCGCGAGGAATTTCGCGCCTTTCATTATCGCCCTGAACGCAATCGCGATTTTTTCATAAGTGAGCGTGCGGTCGAAACCCGCAACGACCAAATCCGCGCTTTCGTCGCGCACGACCTGAATTCCTTTCATCCCGAGTTCCTCTTCCAAACCCCCTGTGCTTATCGCATACACTTTCGCGCCGGGGTATTTCCCCGCAACGTAATCTGCCGCGGCAAGGGAGGCAGGGTAAACCTCGCTTTCCTCGGCTTCTATTCCTGCGTTAACGAGCTTTTCGCAAAGGGATTTCCTGCTCCTGCTCGCGTTGTTGGAAAGGAAAAATATCTTCAGGCCCTTTTTCCTGAGCTGGTCTATTGCCTGGTTCGCGCCTTCTATGGCCGTCAGCCCCAGCAGGACCACGCCGTCAATGTCCAGAATTACTGCTTTTAGCATGAATGCACCTGTGCATAATCCTTTTCAATAAGCTATATAAAACGACTTGAATTCGGAGTTTTTCGCAGTTTTCCTTTCAACAATTTCAATCCGCTCCGCTTCCACCAGGCCGTTGCCTT
It contains:
- a CDS encoding HAD-IIA family hydrolase encodes the protein MLKAVILDIDGVVLLGLTAIEGANQAIDQLRKKGLKIFFLSNNASRSRKSLCEKLVNAGIEAEESEVYPASLAAADYVAGKYPGAKVYAISTGGLEEELGMKGIQVVRDESADLVVAGFDRTLTYEKIAIAFRAIMKGAKFLATNEDASYPVENGLMPGAAATVGALRFSTGKKPEVIGKPETYMLEMILRENRLKKEEVLVVGDRLDMDIFMANRAGIKSVLVLTGIASGEDAKTSPEAKPDLVLGNLAELPGRIAQFE